GAAGCGTATTGACACCCGACGTTTATTAACATTTATAAGATCGTAAAACAACAAATCTCGTAGTAATCAAATAACAAAAAACCAGTctactgaataaaaataaataactttATGTAGAATGAGATCCTAAATGACGAATGCAGAAACGTACAAATTGAAATATAATATGATGACATAATTATAAAGATTATCTTGATTGAGTGGGACTTCATCACCATCCTCGAACGTGCTCCTTATTTTCTTCTTCGACTTGCTCCAAAAGTATAAtgggtgagtattttgtaaaataatcaacaagtgAGCTTCGATCAAAcatcgaaattttttttattatttctaatttgaatcataacagtgtctttgaatttttaaacatacttgtgacgaaaaaaaaaatacttgaCAAAATTGAACGGATCGAATAGAACAAATCATATGGTGAAGGAACAAGTAGTGAAGAGGTGGTGTACTTCCTTCTCGGAATAGCCACAAACTTCAAAAGCTTTATTCACCTGGTCCGATATTTCTTATACTAAGATTAATTTTTGTGGGAATTCTATTTTGCAATAGCTTCCAAACAAAACATTGAGGCACCGTTTGGTAGGAGTAATAAGAtgggtttatgaatttttaacaCGTCTTATCCCTTATTTGGtacgatttttatttaatcaagTCAATCTCTCCTATGAATAATTATGTTATATTAACTGAgataaaataatcactcctCACCCCCTATGATTATTTATCCTACTCTTAATACAtcctattttttcaattttacccttctgttaaatccaaactcaccaccacttccctCCACCGACCGCCCACCGCCGGCCGTCACCCGACGGCGCCCGACGCCGCCTGACGCCGACTCCGCCGACCACCGCCGCCTCCCGACGCCGATCACCCCCTCTGACCCCCGTCGGCCGCCGTCGACCACCGCCGGCCGTTccccgccgccgccgccgctgcCGACCACCCCCTCCTCCTACCGCCGCCGTCGTCTCCGGCCGACAATCACACCTccggccgaccgccgccgccgccaaAATGGAAGGTCGATTTTGTCAATTtatcaaaagattattatttatctcattcttaataatcatatcaaacataatattattttatcattatctattttaataattcaatcatttttttatcatttttctcttaatcatttaataattttatccTCTGATCCAAAGTAACCTGAATGTTTAGAAATTAGAAGGAATTCCTTTGGCCCAAATGAATTTGCAAAGATTTAGCTGTACATTTATTTGTGTGGCTTCGATTACTTGAAACAATTTTGTATGCTGAACTTGATGTTTAGAAATTAGAAGGAATTCCTTTGGCCCAAATGAATTTGCAAAGATTTAGCTGTACATTTATTTGTGTGGCTTCGATTACTTGAAACAATTTTGTATGCTGAACTTGTTGAGAAGAGACCATGACTTTCCGGTCGCCATCTCCAAGAGTCCACCTTGTTTTCATCAAGTTGAACACTGCCAAGAAAATTTGTTAGTTCCAAGAATTTTCCCAATCAAACATATCTGTACGTAATTATTCTTCTTCAACTAtcttttcaatttctttttcttctttgtgTTAAATTTATTGCAAAACGACATACGAGGATTTGGCAcagaatttcaaattttcgagttttACGCAGGCAAGAAACATGTGCATGTGAAATTCACGTGGGTCAAATATCAATGGGTTTTGGAAAACAAACTAGAGTCCAAAAAAATGGgacaatatttattatttatacaaCGGATATTGATTGTGctatgtattattttattgaCTCGAAAAGATCTCTCTGTATATCTCcactaataaataaatatataataatatagaaCGAGAATTATTATCATAAGTTTAGGGCAGTAAAAAGGATCAAACTTAATTGTATGTCTAGATTtatctatactattttattaagtttgagacagtTAGAATAACTAATTTTGGTGGTGTCATGgtctattttaataattatattatatatattaataaaatgttaaaatcttaatgtaagttatatgtagttcagcgTATATAATATTCATTAGTTTCTTAGGGTTTATGTTAgatgttatttttttttccttttatttttcaatttattgtttaatttatatatcaaaattacagtgtagtccctcactatttcttataattatattttgatcctcatttaaatataaatcaaatgaattataaaaaatattatacaatcACGCAACGCGTGCATCGGTGTACTAGTTACCTAgtaaaatatggaaaaaaaattacaatattaaaattttaaatctcgTACTTCAATTATTAACTGTGAGAATCAGTCTCGAGTACTGTTTgaaaagtgttttttttttaggaATTACTATGTATAAGATGACGATATTttacttttcaaaaatatcacactcatatactaatataaatatttatgaattttaatatgCGTAATATTTTCTCACATGTATCACATATTCGATGAATTCAGTGGtttcaggaaaaaaaaaattatcaaaactAAAACAAATCGAAGTTACTGTATGAAAACAAAATTGTATTTTAATAAGTtgagaaattaaaattttaaacatatcaaTTTATCGGACTAACAGCCACatcctcctttttttttttttttttttcaactgcATGCAATAAATTTCTCAAATTTGTGTATGAAAAATACCTTTGTTATCtatgttatattatattattaaatatcagACTCTTAGAGTAACTACTTTTGaggacaccaaaatatttaatttcataattatcatTCTTACTCTACTAAAAACCTCCTCAAGTCACTCCATATTTTACAtagaaaaaaatctaaacaaaacttcattttaaatcaaacaactattctaaattgaaataatttcgtgttaatagtttagtattatttgatcaaattaaagaTAATAATAACGCATACAATGCGTGTGCATCttttgttagtattttaataatCCAGAGCATCTAAAATGATTTCATGGACTGAATTAATGCAAAACTGCAGGataatttatttgttatttcTCAATTAAAAAGAATGATTTCTGGAATGCTATGAATCATTTGAATGTCGGAAATAAAATGGAGCCGAATCCGGataaaattttaatgttaaTTTAAACAAGTGGGCTGTCACCATTACCTcaagtttaatatttaattaaaccaTATCAAAGAAGAGAGAACTAGAAGCGTCGCGTCGATCGGGAGCACTTTTTGTAGAATAATGacccataaaaaataaaaattttgaagttAACTTAGATCGCGGTCGgtcaaatattatataattccCACTGCCTGTTTAAAGTTATCTCGTGATGttgttttttaatttatttttattttctcacATTTGGATGTTGTGTCGATGATGTAGGATCTTAATTATTCAAAGTCTACAAATGAAGTAATTCCAAGAATCTCCATTTTTTAAGTGGGCGCCAGCTAAAATCTTTATGTCAGGTTGGTTGTTCGTCtgaaattaaatgcaacatcGTTGATGTGATACTAATCTATATCCTAAATATAAATGTTtgtttttgggaaaaaataattttacgaACAAATTATGTAAAGTTTAAAATATTGTCTTGTCTCCCTCCCTTGTGGTTTTGTAGCCCACTGTGTGGCCATGGGAATGCAAGGATTTGGGGAGAAGTTTCAGTGAGGCGCCACCTATCCATCTTTTCGATGCTTTCATTTATTATAACTGAGttttctgttttttttaaaaaaaagaaaaacaaaaaactatattataaatttatataataacCTAAGGAGAGAATAGAGATGGTTTGATAAATATATGTTTTACATGTATACACATAATATAGAAAATTTATTCAACAAAAACAGTACCTGATTTTTCAATTCTTTTGCTTTGTCgagtacacacacacacacgcgaTTGGTGGGTAGGTTGAAGAAGATAATTATTATAGTATTAAATTCTTTTGCTTTGTCGAGTACATGACACGAGTCCATTCAACATGTtcaatttgttttttgtttttaatgaaacTAATTTCATTAAAAGGTAACATGTTCAATTTGTGGCAAACATGCATGTTGGCTtcctagcttgttcatgttcaCTTTGTAGCTTGTACGTCCAGCATTTCTACAAACCACAGATACTAAGAAAccctaaaatatatatataatggctAGATtggataatttaaataatttattcaacAATCACAAAATATTTCATTTGGAAAACAAAAAATCAAAGCCGGTCCAAACCGCACTTGAATACGGCGAACCATTAAATGACGAATAAATGATTTATAACAAAGATGGCATTATTAATCAGCAAACTGGTATTTTTGATAATGACCGGTACGTAATTCCACCACAAACTCGGACTTCACAATCTAGAGGTAACAGGAGGAGTGTCACCCGGCACCTGAATACGAGAACGGGTGATCTCCTTGATCGAGCGACAACCACTTAATGCCATGGTAAGCTCGAACTCATCGCGCAGCATCTGAAGAACTTTTCGTACACCTGCCTCGCCATCAACTGCTAATGAGAAAACAACTGGCCTTCCAATCTGTAGTATCCATTGCCAACGGGGAAAAAAGTTCGTTAGCTTATTATAATACTCAACGACAATGGTTGATAACTTTAAATAATATTGAATTTAATGCGGATTCCAGGTAAATTTATTCTggtcatgtatatgtagtatgtaCAACACGAAGTTTTAAGTTCTAATCAGAAGTAGGAAGTATAAGTGAAGGAGAACTTGTGAATTAAACACTAAGTTTGACGGTGTCATATGTAGAAGCCGTGTCTTCGATACTTACGAATACACCAGATGCTCCAAGGGCTATTGCTTTAAAGACATCTGTTCCTCGCCTAATCCCACCATCAAGAAAAACGGGAACTCTGCCCTGTGCTGCTCTTGCAACCTGCAAGTTTCCAAACTAACATGTCTGAACCTGGACTGGCTATAAAGTATACTGGAGAAGGCTATGTAAACCAGAAACATTTTCTCAAGTTTGGAATCATTATATTACTTGCTAAACACTATCAACAAACCAACAGACACAGATGTAATTCCACCTTGGGCAAAAGTATTCAACTCGCAAAAATGAGAGAATAAATATCGTGTGTTCGATTAACTACAGTTTACATATCAAACAACCTCCAAAGCATTGCAGAgccaaaattcataatttaaggAGTGTTCTATATTGTCTACCAAAATCATGCATGCATTAAAAAGGTCAAGAGAAATGGAGGCGACCGTGGTTGCTGGTCTCCCCCTCCCTTGAGCCACTGTCCAAGAGGAACAAACTTAATAGGGAATTGCAATAACCGAAACAAGTATTTATAACCTCTTCCAAGGCCATTATGGTCACAGGAACATAATCAAGTTGTCGAGCTCCGTGATTGGATACGATGATTCCAGCTGCTCCAGCTTGTATAGCTAGGGCGGCTGAAATACATTCAAATAAGACATTAACGAGGGGCACCAATATAAGGTAAAGAaacattgaaaaaaattaaatttactgAAGTAAAGGGCATACCATCTTCGGCGGTTAACACACCCTTCACCAGGATCGGCAAGTTAGTGATTGTCCGGAGCCACTTCACATCCTGTCAGGTTTTATCAAGAAGAAAacataaaactaaaactgattTTCCTGCAATTTCGCTAGATTCATCAGGTGAAAATGATGTTCCTACCTTCCAGCTAAGAGATCGGTCGATTTGGTTGGCGACAAATGAAGCAAGTCCAGAGTCATTGGTCTAAAACAGCCACAAATAGTTGGTAGGATGGTGGGATTAAAATACAAGATCACTGAACTAAATTTATTCAATGAGAGGTATTTTAGCATGTTTACCTCATCTATCGTGGCAAGATTCAATTTTTTGTAATTCTTCAGTGTCAAGTTATATGGCAAAGCGAATCTGCTTGcacaaaaataaatatcaatgaaCAGACAAAACTAGCACAAGAGGAAACACATAcatgttaaataaaatttctcagTCAAACAAACGCGAAGATCAATTAACAAACCCAACATTAGAATTTGAATCTCTACAAGAGAGGAAATATTTAGTAAAGACTTGACCTGTTCTTAATATCAGCTTCCCTGCGCCCAAGCCTTGGAGTGTCTACAGTCAGGGCAATTGCCTTGTAACCAGCATTTTCAGCCCTTTTCACGAGATGAGTTACAATGCTTCTGTCTTTGGTAACCTAAATTTAAAGAGAAATCATCTCTGAGGCTACGATTTTAAATAAGGATCTGTGCTATATAACATGGCTATTATTAATGGATTCCAATTGCTCATTCTGTGAGGTAGTAATTAGATACGAGGGAGAATACTATATTATCATGGAAAATAACAAGCAGAGAATCAGCAGAATGGCCAACAAGTAGAAGTGGATGATGATTTTTGGACTTACATAAAGCTGAAAAAATCGAATTCCAGGTGCCGTGGATGCAACCTCTTCAATGCTAGAGGTGGCCCATGAGGATAACGTCTATATAGCACATCAATCATCGATCAGTAGCAAGGCAATAAAATGTTTCAATCAGTGTTGCAGGCAAAGACTAAGATGAAACTTTAACATTGAGAAAGAAAATAGAGGTGATGAAAATTCGAACCATGATGGTGCCCGCCGATGATGCCGCTCTTGCTGTTGCGAGCTCTCCTGCATCAAGCAACCATTTAAAAACTATTTCAAGCACTTGGGAATGCATATAAAGGATGAAATATATGTCAAAATATGCTTTTAGATTTAAGGGTCatagaaaaatctttgaaacatgatcatatactttgttgaaaattataaatttaagttTTGCATCAATCAGCTTCAGAAATGCTATAGATAAAGTATATTATTAAGGTAGTTttcaaatgttttaaaaaaagtgATTATGGACGTTTCCTTtacaaaattttgcaaatttgttaaaaaaaagTTCATAATCACTTTTTTTCAAGCATTTGCAAACACCACCTAAGAAGTTGCGTGCACAAATTTTACTTTCTACATATTAACAGCAAATTTACAATAACATATCAAACAATCGTGTGTTTAAAAATGTTTCTCATACATGATTGTTAACTCAAGATAATTGAAAATCTGGCTACCATGCTGTTTATACTTAATACCTTCTGGATGTGCCATTTTCTGCATAGCCGTAGGAGCAATCATTATGGGACTTGAGATTTTGAAGCCCAAGACAGATGTGTCGGTATCAATCTTGCTAACATCCACTAATATACGGGGGCGGAACCTATACAACAAATAGAGCTTTTTTTAGTTTTTGGCAACAAAGCCAGTCCAGATAAATGATATTTGCTTTATTCCTTATACTTGGAAAATTAATGAATCTCTAGAAAAAAGATAATGCATACAGCAAGCATTCTAAAGGAACTACTGAGGCACTTTACATAATCTTAGAAAAAGCATTTCGGTTTTCTTTGAGAGTCCATTGGTCCTCGGCACCAGAGGCATAATAGTCATAAACCATTTTTGGTAATTTCTCCCTCGCAAGGGCTTCATACTCCATAACATTTGTAATCTCCATTTGCTCGGATGTCTCCCCTACGACGCGCCAAGAAGCTCTGGATATGATTCAAAACCAGTGAATAATCATAGAGAAAAATCGGGAGACATTTTGGAAGAAGGAAATACTCATCCTAAGGACCACGTACTTGTAGAACCGCTGTTAAAGATCCGTTCTTGCTCGTTAAATTGTTGTACAGGTAGAAAAACAAtgcattttatatatttttcacaTGAATATAGTTGTGGGTGAGAAGATATTATCAGTTTACCATCTTCCATGAACAAAATTACTGTTGTTATCTATTGTTACCTACAACAAAAAAGAGTGCTGAAGTACCTGTTGAGATCCTATAATATATGCAAATTGAATCTAAAAGTCCTGTAACACTAACTCGATATATCATGACGAATTGTCTGAGCTTATAAGCCCCTTACCACCTGAATTCTTATATGTGAGAGGAATTTACAGAATCTTACCACACAATGATGAAGTCTTATGCCATACACCATATATTCTTTCAGTAATGGACATAAAATTAAGTGCCTAAACCATTAAAATAACAGTTCACCATCAACGAAATTCACAAAATCCTTCCTAAACCGTTAGTTAGAAAAAAGAGCACAAACATTTATGGACTCGCCGACATGCTCATATGATGTGATAACCGACACATCTTTTTCTTAAGTAAAAGCATAGAGTGTCGGTACCTGTTCTTTATATACCTTAATGAATGATAAGCTTTCGTACAAAAATAAGCTCTTATACACACACACTACTCTTATATATTGCTTGTGACAACTTTGAATGCTTTCAATGATTCACTGGCGTAGACCCACCCTACACACTACAACTTGTTCCAGCCAATATCCGTATCTTCAAAAAATCAATAACTTACTGCAGTAGACCCGCCTAATCGGCATAAAATTGATTGATATCGAGTCGACCTATTTAATGCCATTACCATATCATTACAATACAATATAACAATTACGGATCAAAATTAATCGCAGATTATCACTCACCTAATAACCATGGGAAAAAAAAACGAAGCAGACGCTGATCAATAGAGCTGTAAAAATTCCAGCATTCGCAGGAAACAACCAAATAAACAGCAAAGAAATTAGACTACAACTGAAGTTCAGAAGTACGAATACGGAAAACTATTATCAAAGTAACTCAAAAGAATGGAGAAATCGAATACACATAAACGATGTTGAAGAGAGAAAATTTCGGTGCAAACCTCACAATGCTGATCGACTGCGGACAAAGAGAACTAGAATTTGCTACGCAAACACAGAGtttgtgtctatatatataataaggaGAGGCTGACGGGTAAAATTCCAAGAAGGCTGtctacaaataaatatttaatcctACTCCTTCGATGTGATCTCATTTTTTTAGGAATAAATTTGcattaaattcttaaatttatattcaatttttgtcagaataattatatatttttattcttgatCTATAAAAAATGTTCATGTATTATCTGAACTCACCTATTTTTTCGGATAAAATTGGtacataataataaaaatattatattaataaatgatatatgaggataaaatgattcaaatctgatattaatatatgattaattagtactcaaatatatATAGTAAGTATTGATATTAATGACATATTTGTTTTTTCGGGAAAAAAGCagcacaaaaaaataaaaatatcatattaataTATGGTATTTTTTTACCAATTATTTCAGATCTGGTATTAATACATGATTTTTTTAGTGCTCAAACATGTGTAAAATGTTGATATTAATAAATTTGTTCTTATTTTATACTCAAAATATTATCTTttgtaccatatataaaatagtTGATGCTCGAATATTATATATTAGCATcagattttcaatgttttgaaTAAATTTTCATCCGCGAAAAACATGTGGATCCGGAAAGtacataaattattattttttgaattaatgagtgcaaatacatttttttcctgcaaatttAAGTTTGATATTTGGATTTAAAGCAAATCCACCCccttttttaaaagataaatttgtctcctcaattttgattattaattaaaattttaagttaaaaaattaaatgtttCTAAATTTTATGAAGTATTGTTATTGCATGGAAAGCCATAATAGTAATTGTGGGGTATGAAGATATATGTGGAATCAAGTAATTTAGACCTAGTGTTTTGTATTGGGTATCAAATCGAGGGATTTATTATACATTTAGGCTAGGTTTGGTGTGTAGGATATGATAACTAATTGGATTCATGAAAAAACTTAAGGTAATGATATATAATGTGTAGTGATGAATAATGttttgtttggtaagattttaacgagtatgataaattttatattttttgttgttgaGACAAAAATACCCTAAACTAAAATTGATGACAATTTGGTATATAAAATGATATTTGTAGCAATGTTTTCAAAATACGTGTTCAgctattaataaataaatattttataaaattttaaattatagattatgtatttatatgataatttatttttttaataaaaattaatatgattTTGCATTTTATCTCATTTTGTTCTCTATTTTTTTAAGCGCAGAGGATGATATAGTGGatttctaattatttttttctctattttttaaattttatttagtttCATCATGGAATTATTTATGTGATGTGTgtgcaaataaaaaaaatataaaccaTCAATTGTGGGTAAAATGGTAATTTACTTTATATTTTAGGAATTAGATTATCAATCCTCCCAACACAATGGGATGTCTTTTCACccaaatatgttttttttatcatgactttcttgattaattgaaccAATAAAAAATGAGACAAATATGAGTTTAACAATCTATCATTTGCTTAACACTCATACCAAACATATCCTaattagtgaaaaatatttaattcaacCGTTCACAACTTTGAACCAGAAATTGATGggctaaaattaaataattagtaaAATGGATGTGTAGCCCAATAGGGTCCATAAATTACAATGCTTTTGTGGCCCAAATATCGCGGGCAAATGACTAAATCGACCACACATCTTTCAGACTAAATGGTTGAGTTGGATTATACGTTTTTAAACCGCCAGGTGATGtaatttttttgattttatAATCCTAACGTTTCGTCCAAATGGTTTTACTATTGGATGATGTAAATTTTTTGAGtttataattcattttttattaGTTTAATATATCAATGTGATACGATTATAACGAAACCAAGTGTTTTGAATAGTTAATGtgatatatttcaaatatatctAAGATGAACGTCATTTGAAATCAATAATATTATCGAACCGAACCCTTTCGTTCAAGTATTGTgtatgttgattgttgtcaaTGCTTTATTAAAAGCCGtattaagaagaaaaaaaacaaaaacgagGTGTCCCTTTAATCTCATACAAATAAAAGCAAGCACGCATGGTCATGGAGGAGAGCAATTCGATATATGTATGGGTCAAttttatgaacgggtttgagaCCCATACCCATTTCTTGAATGCATGGAACCCACGTTTGCTCAACGAAAATGCCATTTATTTCCTGTGTGTAAGACGAGTTGATCACGACTTCGTGTAAATTGGGTGATTGTACACATCTCAGGTTCAATATTCACCTAACCCATTAATTCAATGCAAAGCTTTAAAGTCACGATTTACGAATAAACTGATGTGGCTCGGTAAATTGGGGGTAGAAATTAAAGGGTGACCAATTTCGAGCTTAGAGTTTCTCCTTTTTCGTAGGTCAATACTTAAGATCTACCGCAGGTAGCCGAGCTCTTGCACACAAACAAACAATAGATCTCGTGAAGAGGCTCTGAAAGAGTTTTCCATCGCGGTCAATCCAATACTCAAGTTAATAATGATCTCACAAAACAGAAAAAAACTATGGAGAATATAAATACAATTTGTAATAAATATAACCATAATCAAATCACTTTTTGAACGAGAACACATAAAATTTATAAGAAAAAAAGTAACGACGACCTCGGAATTCAAGCCCTGACATCCGTAAATTCTGTACTTTGATTAACTTAATTATCTTCTAATTTACCCCAATCCATATGTTGCATAGCACGATCACAGTTTCATATGTCGTGATTGCTTGATGACAGTCATCGATACTGTATTACCATTATtaaatctcatatttttatagGATAATTAATCTAATGATATCATCTTCCAATTATTTTGCCAACATCCCGAGATCCCCAAATAATACAATCAATGGGCATCCCGTTTTCTTTGCTCTAACTCGGACTTCAGGCTTCCCAAAAACTTAAGGAAACAGGCATGCAAGCCCCCTCAGATTTCGTCCTGCTGACTCATAGAGCTCTGCTCTGCTCATGGTAATATCTTGCTTGGTCTGGACATCACCATAAACGAACAACACATCCATGCCGTAACGTATGAGTACAACGTAATCACTTGAGAACGAAATTTTTCGGAGTGCCGTGAGAAATTATGTCGGTGAgctctttttgttttttttttttaattataaaaattcagTTAGCaggttatttattttaaattaatatttgagGAAATTTTGTGGCTAAAATACTTAAATGGGGGAATAAAATCTTGTCATGCATTCCTGGGGACCGTGTATAAATTAACCCGTGGATTGCCAAGTAATCTGCACGTTCGGAGAGAGGCCACGCCCCAAATATACTTATGTGAACGGCGGCCGGAGCTAGAATCTTTCTTTCTTTATCTTCACATCTCTTAATTCATGTGTCAATCCCGTGTTTCTTGATCTTCCCCACAATTATCCACTCATTGCTTTTCACCGAAGCTACACGAAATGTGCTCGATGAGATTAGATCTGGGCAGCAGACTCCACGCCGAACAGATTGATCACTTCGACCCGCTGCCGGACTCCATTCTCCTCCTTATCTTTAACAGGATCGGCGACGTCGAAGCATTGGGCCGATGCTGCGTTGTTTCCAGGCGTTTTCGCGCTCTTGTCCCTCAGGTGGATGACGTCATCGTCCGCGTAGATTGCGTCATCTCGGACGATGATTCATCTTCATCCGCCACCTCCTCATCTGTCTCGGTTCTAGACAAGTCCAGCTATCCCATTGTCTCTCTCTTCAGGCTATTCTTTTTTGGGCTCGTCAAACCCCTGCACTCTCTTATTACTCAGCTCATCGTTCCCTCCTCCGCTTCTCGAAATATTTCTCTGTCCCAAGATTTAGAATGTGATTCTGAACAAAATAGCGTCACGCACCATTCCCCTAGTCAAGTCTTGAGGAATTTTAACGAAATTAAGCTCCTCAGAATTGAATTACCGAGTGGCGATCTCGGGATTGATGAGGGTGTTCTGCTGAAGTGGAAGGCAGATTTTGGTTCCACTCTTGATAGCTGCGTCATTTTTGGAGCTTCAAACATAATTCGAACTGCCAATAGTATGATGCACAATTATTCAGGTGCTTATGTTGTTTCTGAAGCCGACATTGGGAACAACAATAGAGTTGGCGAGATCGATCGTGGCAGCATTCCTGAATCTTTTTACACGAATGGGGGCTTAAAGTTGCGTGTTGTGTGGACGATAAGCTCTTTGGTTGCAGCCTCAGCAAGGCATTATCTTCTTCAGCCTATAATTGCCGAGCATGAGACATTGGAGAGCTTGTTTTTAACGGATGCTGATGGGCAAGGAGTGTTGTCTATGAATAAAGAGCAGCTGCGAGAGCTGAGGATGAAGCCTTTGTTGGCATCATCAGCATCTAAAAGGACTCTCGTTCCAGCTCTGAATATGTGGTTGTGGTATGCCCCTCGTTTAGAATTGCCTTGTGGGATGGTGTTGGAAGGTGCAACCTTGGTGGCGATTAGGCCTA
The Primulina tabacum isolate GXHZ01 chromosome 9, ASM2559414v2, whole genome shotgun sequence DNA segment above includes these coding regions:
- the LOC142555955 gene encoding glycolate oxidase 1-like isoform X2 produces the protein MEITNVMEYEALAREKLPKMVYDYYASGAEDQWTLKENRNAFSKIMFRPRILVDVSKIDTDTSVLGFKISSPIMIAPTAMQKMAHPEGELATARAASSAGTIMTLSSWATSSIEEVASTAPGIRFFQLYVTKDRSIVTHLVKRAENAGYKAIALTVDTPRLGRREADIKNRFALPYNLTLKNYKKLNLATIDETNDSGLASFVANQIDRSLSWKDVKWLRTITNLPILVKGVLTAEDAALAIQAGAAGIIVSNHGARQLDYVPVTIMALEEVARAAQGRVPVFLDGGIRRGTDVFKAIALGASGVFIGRPVVFSLAVDGEAGVRKVLQMLRDEFELTMALSGCRSIKEITRSRIQVPGDTPPVTSRL
- the LOC142555956 gene encoding F-box protein At5g46170-like, translating into MCSMRLDLGSRLHAEQIDHFDPLPDSILLLIFNRIGDVEALGRCCVVSRRFRALVPQVDDVIVRVDCVISDDDSSSSATSSSVSVLDKSSYPIVSLFRLFFFGLVKPLHSLITQLIVPSSASRNISLSQDLECDSEQNSVTHHSPSQVLRNFNEIKLLRIELPSGDLGIDEGVLLKWKADFGSTLDSCVIFGASNIIRTANSMMHNYSGAYVVSEADIGNNNRVGEIDRGSIPESFYTNGGLKLRVVWTISSLVAASARHYLLQPIIAEHETLESLFLTDADGQGVLSMNKEQLRELRMKPLLASSASKRTLVPALNMWLWYAPRLELPCGMVLEGATLVAIRPSEHPKKEILGSELNWVSSALEEPLHTAAKMLLKRRAYCLEMNSF
- the LOC142555955 gene encoding glycolate oxidase 1-like isoform X1, whose amino-acid sequence is MVIRASWRVVGETSEQMEITNVMEYEALAREKLPKMVYDYYASGAEDQWTLKENRNAFSKIMFRPRILVDVSKIDTDTSVLGFKISSPIMIAPTAMQKMAHPEGELATARAASSAGTIMTLSSWATSSIEEVASTAPGIRFFQLYVTKDRSIVTHLVKRAENAGYKAIALTVDTPRLGRREADIKNRFALPYNLTLKNYKKLNLATIDETNDSGLASFVANQIDRSLSWKDVKWLRTITNLPILVKGVLTAEDAALAIQAGAAGIIVSNHGARQLDYVPVTIMALEEVARAAQGRVPVFLDGGIRRGTDVFKAIALGASGVFIGRPVVFSLAVDGEAGVRKVLQMLRDEFELTMALSGCRSIKEITRSRIQVPGDTPPVTSRL